In Candidatus Abyssobacteria bacterium SURF_5, the genomic stretch GCGCCTTTATGCGCGGCCGCATCTATTCCGTACGCAAGACCGCTTATTATGGTCACGCCGAGACGCGCCAGGTCGCCGGCAAGTTTTACGGCGGCCGTCTTGCCGTAATGGGTGGCGCGGCGGGTGCCGACGATGCTGATCGAATTCAGGTCTTCGGGCGCCAGACCCCCTTTCACGTAAAGGAGCGGCGGCGGATCGCAGATGTGGCGGAGCCGGTCGGGATAGGCCGGGTCGTTGAAGCACAGGAGTGAAACATTATGCTGTTCGATGGATTTGAGGGCTCGATCGAGGGGATCTTTTGCGCCTGCTCGAAGCGCACGGACGGCGTGGGCGGGCAGGTCCGGGATGTTTCTCAAGGCCGATTCAGACGCATCGAGCGCCTTCCGGGCACTCCCGAAAAAGTCGATCAGTTTGAAAAAAGACTTGGGCCCTATGCCTGGGACCAGACTCAGTTCCAGCCAATCGTGAACGTCTTCTGTTTTCGCAGGAGCTCCCGTAGCCTCTCTCCAAAGGGTCAGATCAGGCCGCGCAGTCTGAGCGAGAGGTCTTTTGGACTGGTGGCATACGCCAGCGCCGTCTCTTCAGATATCTCTTCAGCCTCCCAGAGTTCGTACAGATGTTGGTCAAACGTCTGCATTCCGTAGGTCTCCCGCCCTTCGCACATCAGGGAGATGATTTGCGAGGCGTCGGCCTGGATGCGGATTCTCTCTTTCACCAGTTGGGTCCCGATCAGGATTTCGACGGCAGCGATGCGGCCGGTGCCGGTTTTTCGGGGAACGAGTCTCTGCGAGACGATGGCTCGCAGACATATGGAAAATTGGTTTCTCACCTGCTGGTGCTGTTCGGCCGGGAAGAAATCGGTGATTCGGTTCACGGTATCAATCGCATCAGGCGTATGCAGAGTCGAGAGCACCAGGTGGCCGGTTTCAGCGGCCTGCATGGCGGAGAACACGGTTTCCGCGTCTCGCATTTCTCCCAGCATGATCACGTCGGGGTCCTGGCGAACGACTGCTCTCATCGATTGCACAAAGGAGTCTGTGTCAATGCCTACCTGTCGCTGGGTCACCATTCCCTGCCGGTCGGTGTGAACAAACTCGATAGGGTCTTCAATCGTGACGATGTGCCGCGGATAATTGGCATTGATATGCGATATCATAGCAGCTAACGTGGTCGATTTTCCACTTCCGGTCGGCCCGGTTACCAGAACCAGCCCGCGCGGGGTCTTGCAAATCTCCTCGAGGACGAGCGGGAGTTTCAGTTCCCGGATGGCTGGGATTTCGAAGGGAATCAATCGGAAGACGAGCCTGACGCTTCCCATTTCGCGGCAGATGTTCACGCGGAACCGGGACAGCTCCGAGACCGCATAGGAAACGTCGAGGTCGCGGCGTTCGCGAAACAATTCGAGTTCTTCTTCGGTCAGGATTTGATGCAGGACATCGTCAATGTCTTTCCTGCTCAAAGGCGAGTAATCGAGTCTCACCAAGCGGCCATCATAGCGAATAACAGGGGGATTTCCCGCTTTGAAATGGATGTCTGAGCCGCACTGTCCGACGACAGTGTGAAGCAAGGCGTGTAGATTCATAAAATGTCTCCTCGTGCTGCGTCCGCTTATCCAAAAACGGATAATTGGTCCGGACTTCAGGGGGAGCAAGACTCATGCCACTGATGCTCTAAGTCGCGACATATCAAGATGATCTCGCCGGTCGTCTGCGCTTTGTTTATCCGTTCTCGGGCACTTGCGGCGTTCTGGAGGCCTTTGATGTACCAGCCGGCATGTTTTCGCATTTTCAAGGCGGCGGTGCGCTCGCCCTCGTATTGCGCCAAAATTGTACAATGCCTGATCAGAGTTTGTACCCTCACATGGGGAGAGGGTTGCGGCAGTGTCTTTCCTTCTTGCAGGAAATAATTTCCTCTCTGAAATATCCAGGGATTGCCGCGGGCGGCGCGGGCGACCATTACCAGATCGCAGCCGGTTTGCTCGAGCATCCGTTTTGCATCTTCGGGCGAGGAAACGTCTCCGTTGCCGACAACGGGTATCCGGACCGCCTGTTTGACTTGCCGAATGATGTTCCAGTTCGCACGGCCGGTAAACCGCTGGGCTTTGGTTCTTGGATGAACGACAATCGCCGAAGCGCCCGCCTCCTGGAGCATCAGCGCAATTTCGACGGCGTTGGTCGAACGCTCGTCCCAGCCGGACCGGATTTTAGCGGTCACGGGTTTGCCCGCCGCCTGAACAGCGGCCCGGACGATCTCGGCGGCGAGACCGGGATCGCGCAGAAGCGAGGAGCCGCCCGCGTGACCGGCCACTTTGGGAGCGGGACATCCCATATTGATATCGACCAGATCAAAAGGATAGGGCTTCAGAATCTCGACTGCCCTGCCGATGACATCGGGCTCGCCGCCGAAGAGCTGTACAGCGACGGGTTTCTCGGCCGGGTCTGTCTCGAGAAGTTCAAACGTTTTGCGGCTGCCCAGGACGAGGGCCTTCGCGCTGACGAGGGGCACGTATCCGAGAGAACATCCGAAAGATTTTGAGACAAGGCGAAAGGCCAAGTCGGTGATTCCCGACATCGGCCCCAGCACGAGCTTTCCGATTATCCCGACGTTCCCTATGCGTGTTGCAGTTCCTTCCATAGATTCGAGTGAAGTCGCAGATTCGGCTCGGCATTGAGCGTCATATCTGCGCGGTAACCGGCGCGGAATCTCGCATAGCCGGCCGCAGCCGTCATTGCGCCGTTGTCGATGCACAAGTGCCGCGGCGGGACGAAGACTTCGCCCTCGACGCGCGAGAGCAGCATCTCCCTCACGCAGGTATTCGCGATGACTCCGCCGCCGAGCGCGAGCCGTTGCAGGCCGGTCTCGGTCAGTGCGCGGCGGCTTTTTTCCGCCAGCACCTCCGCAACCGCCAGTTGAAAGCTCGCCGCGATGTCCGGAGTTTTCTCCGCAACCGTCCCGGATTTTTTTAAATCATCCACCGTGTACAGAACCGCCGTCTTCAAGCCGCTGAAGCTGAAGTCGAAGCCGGCGTCGGCCAGCATGGGCCGCGGAAAAGGGAACGCGTGGGGATTTGCGGGGGCGGCCGAACGCTCGATGGCGGGTCCGCCCGGATATCCGAGCTCGAGCATTTTGGCCACTTTATCGAAGGCCTCGCCGGCGGCATCATCGCGCGTGCGTCCGAGAATCTTATACTGAAGCGGGGCGCGGCATTCGATCAGGTCGGTGTGTCCGCCTGATGCTATAAGGGCGACGAAGGGAAATTGGAGGTTGGCGCCCGCTGCGATATTCGCGAAAATATGACCTTCGAGGTGATGGACCGGCACGAGCGGTTTTTGTTTGACGTACGCCAATGATTTGGCGAAGCTGATGCCCACGAGCAACGAACCGACGAGGCCGGGGCCGGCGGTCACGGCGATGGCATCGATTTCGTCCAGAGAACACGCTGCGCTTTTGAGCGCCTCATGGAAGAGCGGGACAATCACTTTGAGGTGTTCGCGCGAGGCCAATTCCGGAACGACTCCCCCGAAGCGGCCATGGAGTTCGGTTTGGGATGCGACCTCGTTGGAAAGAATCCGGTTCCCGTCTTGGACGACGGCAATTGCGGTCTCGTCGCAGGAAGTTTCGATTCCCAGGATCAGCATCTTAAGTTACCTTACTATCTCCGAGACGTAGACGAGCTTAAAGCCCCGCTTTTCAATGAGGGGGAGCATTTCCCGAAGGACTTTCACGGTCACCGGATGAACGTGACAAATGCCGATAGCTTCTCCGTTTTCCTCGGCTTTTTCCATCAGAAGCTCGAAGCGCTCTTTTATATAATCGACGTCTTTTTCGTTATCCAGGAAGACGTCATTTTCCGCCGCTTTGAGGCCAAGCTGTTTCGCCACCTCGAAAGCAACGGATTCGCTCGTCGTGCGGCTGTCGACGAAGTACAGGTCCTTACGCCGGAGGTAGTCCATGACAAGCTCCATTGCTGCTTCGTCTCTTGTCATCTTCGAACCCTGGTGGTTATTGACTCCGCTAACATGCGGAATCGACTTGAGGTCGGT encodes the following:
- a CDS encoding PilT/PilU family type 4a pilus ATPase codes for the protein MNLHALLHTVVGQCGSDIHFKAGNPPVIRYDGRLVRLDYSPLSRKDIDDVLHQILTEEELELFRERRDLDVSYAVSELSRFRVNICREMGSVRLVFRLIPFEIPAIRELKLPLVLEEICKTPRGLVLVTGPTGSGKSTTLAAMISHINANYPRHIVTIEDPIEFVHTDRQGMVTQRQVGIDTDSFVQSMRAVVRQDPDVIMLGEMRDAETVFSAMQAAETGHLVLSTLHTPDAIDTVNRITDFFPAEQHQQVRNQFSICLRAIVSQRLVPRKTGTGRIAAVEILIGTQLVKERIRIQADASQIISLMCEGRETYGMQTFDQHLYELWEAEEISEETALAYATSPKDLSLRLRGLI
- the dusB gene encoding tRNA dihydrouridine synthase DusB; this encodes MEGTATRIGNVGIIGKLVLGPMSGITDLAFRLVSKSFGCSLGYVPLVSAKALVLGSRKTFELLETDPAEKPVAVQLFGGEPDVIGRAVEILKPYPFDLVDINMGCPAPKVAGHAGGSSLLRDPGLAAEIVRAAVQAAGKPVTAKIRSGWDERSTNAVEIALMLQEAGASAIVVHPRTKAQRFTGRANWNIIRQVKQAVRIPVVGNGDVSSPEDAKRMLEQTGCDLVMVARAARGNPWIFQRGNYFLQEGKTLPQPSPHVRVQTLIRHCTILAQYEGERTAALKMRKHAGWYIKGLQNAASARERINKAQTTGEIILICRDLEHQWHESCSP